A DNA window from Bradyrhizobium barranii subsp. barranii contains the following coding sequences:
- a CDS encoding AMP-binding protein, translating into MAGRLTTENQSAKKQSMESQPVDAITTINRLAGSDPEKVALRHGVDELTYEALRSRSDALASTLREQGARGAVVGYWGERDLDWATAVIAMLKAGSTYLPLDPSLPACRTS; encoded by the coding sequence ATGGCGGGGCGCCTGACTACGGAAAATCAATCAGCCAAGAAGCAGTCTATGGAAAGTCAACCGGTTGATGCGATCACGACGATCAATCGGCTTGCCGGTTCGGATCCGGAGAAAGTCGCGCTGAGGCACGGCGTGGACGAACTCACATATGAGGCGCTACGATCAAGATCGGATGCCCTTGCAAGTACCTTACGAGAGCAGGGTGCTCGCGGTGCGGTTGTCGGCTATTGGGGGGAGCGGGACCTCGACTGGGCGACGGCGGTCATCGCAATGTTGAAGGCTGGATCAACGTACCTACCGCTCGATCCATCGCTGCCGGCTTGCCGTACATCGTAA